The DNA segment AGCATATTCTCTTCCGTTTAGAATTCTGGAGGTTTGTTCTCCATTAAAAAATACTTTTGTAGTGTTAGAAGCCTTAGCATTTTGACGAAAAGAAACCCATATTTTATAACGTCCTTTGATAATTACCGGAGTTTTAAATTCAATATCATTCAAACCTCCTGGACCTGTACGGAAACGGAAAGGTCTTATTAAATCCCCATTGACTCCTCCACTATAATTATTCCAATCCATAGTATATGTTTTACTTCCTGTCCAGGTAACATTAGCAAGTCCCCCTAATGGAAAACCGAAAGATGCACCGGTGGATTTTCTGTAATTGGCCACATTTGCCGCCATTTCGGGTTGATCACACAAATCAAAATAAACCGGCGATGGAAGACGTTTTTTTATGGAGAAGTTTACATCCACATAATGCAATACTCCATTGGAAGCAGTAACATCACTAAGCTGTCTTAATATGGGAGAACCTTCTTCCAGTACTCCATTAAAAACATCACGGTTCAAATAGATGACATCCTTCAACAATTTGGCACTAACCACTTCAAGAGGTGCTTTGGTCACGAAAACCGGTGTAGTCGCCATATCGGCCAAGTAATTCAATTGAGGCAATACACGATATTGTACAAACAAATTCAAACTATCCGCCGGATTCATTGGATCTGCCGGTTTCAATGGATCCGTTGGTTTGCTGTATCTAGCTTTCAAATCTTCCAAATTATTGAAACCTGCTTTAGCAAACACCTCGTTGGTTTGCGCCAAAACTGTTAGATGACTGCCTACTTTATTGGCATCGTAAGTAAGGGGCTGATTCAATTTGTCGTACCATCCAGTAGCTTTCAAGACTTCGGTAAACAAAGAAAGATTTGCATCGGCTTCGATGGTCTGTGCCAAGGTCTTGTCGGCCACACGCAACACTTTATCGATAATATGGATAACGCCATTCCCCAACTCTACATTGGAAGTTACAATTCTTGCCGTTTTATTGATCGTTTCACTGGAAACCCCATCGATGGTGGTCGCTCCAGTTATTAGATACTGCCCGTACATACTAGGTGTCGCAATCTTTCCATCGGTAAAAAGATTGGTGTTTATTCTCGCTTCCAAAATATGCAGTTTGGCTATATTTTGCAAATCAACCAATGGCACGTCTTTCAATGAATTGGCACCCACATCTTTTAAATATTGTTTCACCGCTTCATTGGTTGGAAGAAACATGGTATAAGTACCGTAGGTATTCATGAATGAAGCATAGTGGGTCAAATCCAAGATTTCCAAAAACATGGAGTAATCTGGATTTTCTCTTAAATATTCCGTTATGTTAAGAGTTTCGTCGGTACTTTGTTTAATCTCTAGTTGAGAACAGTTCTGAAATACTAAAGCTACAAAAAACACTAAAGTAAGTCTCACTAGGCTAGTTAATCTTAATAATCTTTTCATGACTTATTTTTTTATTTATAAAATGGATTTTGTACTAATGCTTTATTGGTAAAAAGTTCATTCGTGTTAATAGGCAAATAATGACTATTTGGGTCTCTCAATTTTGCAACAATGGACTGTTGTTTGTCAACCGGCGCAGTAGCTATTGCAATATCGATCAATATTTGTAAACGTTCGTAATTATTGGCACGGGCAATACGCAATACATCATACCAGCGTTTGCCTTCAAAAGCAAACTCTCTAGCACGTTCTGCCAAGATAAAATCTATAATGGCATTTGTGTCACCTTCACCTGGAGCCAAGTCCGTTTCAACAAGAGCTTTACGGTTCAATCGAAGATTGGTAATAATTTCAATTGCTTCTTTACCTTGACCCAATCGTGTCAAAGCTTCGGCTTTCATCAACAGTACCTCCGGATAACGATAAACAAACCAGTGTGTATCGGAATCCTGCAACTCTTTTCTATCATCATTGTTTAAACCGGTAAATTTGTAAATTTCGCCAGTTGCCCCGATCAATGACGCAAAATTTCCACGAAAATCTCTTTTACCGATAGGATCGTTGGCATCATATCCATAAACCTCTTCCATCATCAGTTGATATGCCTTAAAATGTGGTTGCTGATAAAAGATACCATAAAACGGTCCTCGATTAGCCTTGGTGTATTGAAATTCAAAGATACTTTCAGACGAATTTCCATTGGCAAAAATAGCACTAAAAAAAGTGTTGGAAGAATTGGTTTCCACCAACTTGAATTTACCGGAATTAACCACCTTGTTTGTTTCAGCAAGTGCCTCTGTGTAATTTTCTGTCCACATATACACATCTGCCAGCATCGTATTTATAGTATATTTGGTGATGCGTCCTTTGTTTGAAGGAATGTTTCCATAATCTTCCTTGGCATATCCTTCGGCCAATTTCAAATCTTTGATTACTTGGGCAAAAACTTCAGCTTGTTTTGAAACAGGCAATTGAAAATCATCCTTGTCAGAA comes from the Flavobacterium limnophilum genome and includes:
- a CDS encoding fasciclin domain-containing protein; translation: MKRLLRLTSLVRLTLVFFVALVFQNCSQLEIKQSTDETLNITEYLRENPDYSMFLEILDLTHYASFMNTYGTYTMFLPTNEAVKQYLKDVGANSLKDVPLVDLQNIAKLHILEARINTNLFTDGKIATPSMYGQYLITGATTIDGVSSETINKTARIVTSNVELGNGVIHIIDKVLRVADKTLAQTIEADANLSLFTEVLKATGWYDKLNQPLTYDANKVGSHLTVLAQTNEVFAKAGFNNLEDLKARYSKPTDPLKPADPMNPADSLNLFVQYRVLPQLNYLADMATTPVFVTKAPLEVVSAKLLKDVIYLNRDVFNGVLEEGSPILRQLSDVTASNGVLHYVDVNFSIKKRLPSPVYFDLCDQPEMAANVANYRKSTGASFGFPLGGLANVTWTGSKTYTMDWNNYSGGVNGDLIRPFRFRTGPGGLNDIEFKTPVIIKGRYKIWVSFRQNAKASNTTKVFFNGEQTSRILNGREYANDPSNATTGITDRVYESQGYKRYIFPYVKNDNVLSRLVGIVEVPTTGRHTIKFVTDVCPGCAGGDADRWDLVEFRPVDMDQIWPKFKKGVPVPGVSNLVQREDAKLGDNSNAGY
- a CDS encoding RagB/SusD family nutrient uptake outer membrane protein; this translates as MQTKLKTILALFILFVSASSCDSYLDLRPQDGIVRDEFWKTKEDIQAAVIGIYSSLLNSPPGVGDLTMTQYLFMHGELRGGMVVEGINATEDERDIFETNVLPSNDLTDWSIFYRTINYCNTVIDLAPAVKNEDPTLTQVQLENFLSEALAIRAYLYFTLARTFKDVPLKLTATLSDKDDFQLPVSKQAEVFAQVIKDLKLAEGYAKEDYGNIPSNKGRITKYTINTMLADVYMWTENYTEALAETNKVVNSGKFKLVETNSSNTFFSAIFANGNSSESIFEFQYTKANRGPFYGIFYQQPHFKAYQLMMEEVYGYDANDPIGKRDFRGNFASLIGATGEIYKFTGLNNDDRKELQDSDTHWFVYRYPEVLLMKAEALTRLGQGKEAIEIITNLRLNRKALVETDLAPGEGDTNAIIDFILAERAREFAFEGKRWYDVLRIARANNYERLQILIDIAIATAPVDKQQSIVAKLRDPNSHYLPINTNELFTNKALVQNPFYK